One stretch of Terriglobales bacterium DNA includes these proteins:
- a CDS encoding EthD family reductase: MAGAKLIVMYPHPKDADRFESVYHNEHVPMAVAKLSGKTKIVATRVLDSAQSPSRFHRIAEIHFPSMQMLKACASSEGGQQVLANALAISTGGPPVVLIAEEETFNFGA, encoded by the coding sequence ATGGCTGGCGCAAAGCTAATCGTGATGTACCCGCATCCAAAGGACGCCGATCGTTTCGAGAGCGTCTATCACAACGAACATGTTCCGATGGCTGTGGCCAAGTTGTCTGGCAAAACCAAAATCGTTGCCACGAGGGTTTTGGACTCAGCTCAAAGTCCCTCGCGGTTCCACCGAATTGCGGAGATCCACTTTCCATCAATGCAAATGTTGAAGGCCTGCGCATCGTCAGAGGGTGGCCAGCAGGTACTGGCAAATGCCCTGGCAATTTCGACAGGTGGACCGCCGGTTGTCCTGATAGCGGAGGAAGAGACGTTCAATTTCGGAGCGTGA
- a CDS encoding DUF417 family protein, whose translation MQTTAEQYHDPRLPTVIPHAVQQGLASAMERAGVGISRYGLVAILLLIGGLKFTRAEAQGIQPLVSHSPLMVWMYSFLSIQAVSTLIGIIEIAVAFLMALRPVSPRSSFIGSAGAIITFLITLSFLFTTPGAFEPGYWYPRLSAPGQFLIKDLALLGVSIWTAAEAFKAASIRDKKMAC comes from the coding sequence ATGCAAACTACCGCTGAACAATACCATGATCCCAGACTTCCCACCGTCATACCCCACGCTGTTCAGCAAGGGCTGGCATCGGCGATGGAGCGAGCCGGAGTCGGCATATCCCGATACGGACTTGTGGCGATTCTCCTGCTCATCGGGGGGCTGAAGTTCACGCGGGCGGAGGCGCAAGGTATTCAGCCACTCGTAAGCCACAGTCCCTTAATGGTATGGATGTATTCGTTTTTAAGCATTCAAGCAGTGTCGACACTGATCGGAATCATTGAGATCGCAGTTGCGTTTCTGATGGCTCTTCGTCCAGTATCCCCGCGATCGTCATTCATTGGAAGCGCCGGTGCAATAATCACTTTTCTAATCACCCTAAGTTTCCTGTTTACGACGCCCGGAGCCTTCGAGCCTGGCTACTGGTATCCCAGGTTGAGTGCACCAGGTCAATTCCTGATTAAGGATTTGGCCTTGCTGGGTGTGTCGATCTGGACTGCCGCGGAGGCGTTCAAAGCCGCGAGCATCCGAGACAAGAAGATGGCGTGCTAG
- a CDS encoding sigma-70 family RNA polymerase sigma factor, with product MIPSLAAEKSPVRYDESVLIERVLSGEHECFYELMRPYERNIYVSAFLILQNQADAEEVAQEAVFKAFRRLNQFRGESKFGTWIIQITINEARMRRRKYRRDRYDSIEQDATAEETGTYIPRDFADWREIPIETLQRAEFRQAVTRAFLRLPEKYREVFMLRDIEQMSAAETAAALGIGEGNVRTRLVRARLMLRDELAPGYDGTWLAEDRWKKVRPW from the coding sequence ATGATTCCGAGTTTAGCCGCAGAGAAGTCTCCTGTCCGATACGATGAATCGGTCCTGATTGAGAGGGTTCTCAGCGGAGAACACGAATGCTTTTATGAGTTGATGCGTCCGTATGAGCGGAATATCTACGTCTCTGCGTTCCTGATTTTGCAAAACCAGGCAGATGCCGAGGAGGTCGCTCAGGAAGCGGTGTTCAAGGCTTTTCGGAGACTGAATCAATTTCGGGGGGAGTCCAAGTTCGGTACTTGGATCATCCAGATAACGATTAACGAGGCACGGATGCGCCGGCGCAAGTATCGCCGGGATCGGTACGATTCCATCGAGCAAGATGCGACCGCCGAGGAGACCGGGACTTACATTCCGCGCGATTTCGCCGATTGGAGGGAAATTCCTATTGAGACGCTACAGCGAGCAGAATTCCGCCAGGCCGTGACGCGCGCCTTTCTCCGGCTGCCGGAAAAATACCGGGAGGTTTTTATGCTGCGCGATATAGAACAAATGAGCGCTGCTGAAACCGCCGCGGCACTCGGGATCGGAGAAGGAAACGTACGCACCCGGCTGGTGCGTGCTCGTCTGATGTTGCGCGATGAACTGGCGCCGGGATACGACGGAACATGGCTCGCTGAAGACCGATGGAAGAAGGTGCGTCCATGGTGA
- a CDS encoding TlpA disulfide reductase family protein: protein MTFRSKTSYGGPFKLSSLRNKAVLLTFYGNTCAPCRAETPWLVDFQNRYKDKGLEIVGVEMYGSSPESIQTFATELRVGYRLLVGSDIVGDLYSVGGLPTNYYINRKGMLVHATEGAMPQADIEAFIQQALE, encoded by the coding sequence CTGACTTTTCGCTCAAAAACTTCTTACGGAGGGCCGTTCAAGCTCTCGAGCCTTCGAAACAAGGCTGTGTTGCTGACCTTTTATGGGAATACGTGCGCGCCGTGCAGGGCGGAGACTCCGTGGCTCGTCGATTTCCAGAACCGATACAAGGATAAGGGCCTGGAAATCGTGGGTGTTGAGATGTACGGCTCATCCCCCGAATCAATCCAAACATTCGCCACCGAGCTCCGTGTCGGTTATCGGCTGCTTGTTGGCTCCGATATAGTCGGCGATCTATACAGTGTTGGAGGCCTGCCAACCAACTACTACATCAATCGAAAAGGAATGCTCGTACACGCGACCGAAGGTGCCATGCCGCAAGCGGACATTGAAGCATTCATCCAGCAGGCGCTTGAATAA